The following proteins are encoded in a genomic region of Amia ocellicauda isolate fAmiCal2 chromosome 6, fAmiCal2.hap1, whole genome shotgun sequence:
- the rsph1 gene encoding radial spoke head 1 homolog isoform X4 gives MSDVGSDEFEEEQGHYLGGTYRFKSGARYTGEYYMNKKHGQGTFYYPDGSKYEGGWADDLRQGHGVYTYINGDTYDGEWMNHQRHGQGVYTYMDTGSKYVGTWAMGQQEGAGEYIYLNHRFQGNFLNSKPFGPGKYIFEIECEQQGDFLQVEQDKGDAEDADPLSVTVLKWKAEKVTGMTLWTPAEEKKQQTAAPGKMGEDEVLSTKSQPVITEEKEKKELVPEPESKQEPESQPEPEETQTTATGVEDKESMNA, from the exons GGAACCTACAGATTCAAAAGTGGAGCTCGGTACACTGGTGAATATTATATGAACAAAAAGCATGGTCAGGGCACATTCTACTACCCTGATGGATCAAAGTATGAAG GTGGCTGGGCTGATGATCTGCGGCAAGGCCATGGagtgtacacatacataaaCGGAGACACGTATGACGGGGAGTGGATGAATCACCAAAG gCATGGGCAGGGTGTGTATACATACATGGATACAGGATCAAAGTATGTAGGCACTTGGGCAATGGGCCAGCAGGAGGGAgctggagaatatatatatctcaACCACAGATTTCAAGGAAATTTCCTCAACAGCAAG cCTTTTGGACCAGGAAAATACATCTTTGAAATTGAATGTGAGCAACAAGGGGACTTCCTTCAAGTGGAACAG GACAAAGGTGATGCTGAAGATGCAGATCCCCTTAGTGTCACTGTGCTGAAGTGGAAGGCAGAAAAAGTGACAGGCATGACCCTTTGGACTCCAGCTGAGGAGAAAAAACAGCAGACAGCAG CACCTGGGAAGATGGGGGAGGATGAAGTTCTGTCCACTAAGAGCCAGCCTGTGATTacagaggagaaggagaagaaagaaCTTGTACCTGAACCAGAGTCAAAGCAAGAGCCAGAGTCACAGCCAGAGCCAGAGGAGACTCAGACCACTGCTACTGGAGTTGAGGACAAGGAGTCTATGAATGCATAA
- the rsph1 gene encoding radial spoke head 1 homolog isoform X2 — protein MSDVGSDEFEEEQGHYLGEYEGDRNAADERHGIGKAVLPNGDTFQGQYENGKRNGQGTYRFKSGARYTGEYYMNKKHGQGTFYYPDGSKYEGGWADDLRQGHGVYTYINGDTYDGEWMNHQRHGQGVYTYMDTGSKYVGTWAMGQQEGAGEYIYLNHRFQGNFLNSKPFGPGKYIFEIECEQQGDFLQVEQDKGDAEDADPLSVTVLKWKAEKVTGMTLWTPAEEKKQQTAAPGKMGEDEVLSTKSQPVITEEKEKKELVPEPESKQEPESQPEPEETQTTATGVEDKESMNA, from the exons GAATATGAAGGGGACCGCAATGCAGCTGATGAGAGACATGGCATAGGGAAAGCTGTTTTGCCTAATGGGGATACCTTTCAAGGACAAtatgaaaatggaaaaaggaATGGACAG GGAACCTACAGATTCAAAAGTGGAGCTCGGTACACTGGTGAATATTATATGAACAAAAAGCATGGTCAGGGCACATTCTACTACCCTGATGGATCAAAGTATGAAG GTGGCTGGGCTGATGATCTGCGGCAAGGCCATGGagtgtacacatacataaaCGGAGACACGTATGACGGGGAGTGGATGAATCACCAAAG gCATGGGCAGGGTGTGTATACATACATGGATACAGGATCAAAGTATGTAGGCACTTGGGCAATGGGCCAGCAGGAGGGAgctggagaatatatatatctcaACCACAGATTTCAAGGAAATTTCCTCAACAGCAAG cCTTTTGGACCAGGAAAATACATCTTTGAAATTGAATGTGAGCAACAAGGGGACTTCCTTCAAGTGGAACAG GACAAAGGTGATGCTGAAGATGCAGATCCCCTTAGTGTCACTGTGCTGAAGTGGAAGGCAGAAAAAGTGACAGGCATGACCCTTTGGACTCCAGCTGAGGAGAAAAAACAGCAGACAGCAG CACCTGGGAAGATGGGGGAGGATGAAGTTCTGTCCACTAAGAGCCAGCCTGTGATTacagaggagaaggagaagaaagaaCTTGTACCTGAACCAGAGTCAAAGCAAGAGCCAGAGTCACAGCCAGAGCCAGAGGAGACTCAGACCACTGCTACTGGAGTTGAGGACAAGGAGTCTATGAATGCATAA
- the rsph1 gene encoding radial spoke head 1 homolog isoform X1, with protein sequence MSATTTRPLQLIQNFAARLEYEGDRNAADERHGIGKAVLPNGDTFQGQYENGKRNGQGTYRFKSGARYTGEYYMNKKHGQGTFYYPDGSKYEGGWADDLRQGHGVYTYINGDTYDGEWMNHQRHGQGVYTYMDTGSKYVGTWAMGQQEGAGEYIYLNHRFQGNFLNSKPFGPGKYIFEIECEQQGDFLQVEQDKGDAEDADPLSVTVLKWKAEKVTGMTLWTPAEEKKQQTAAPGKMGEDEVLSTKSQPVITEEKEKKELVPEPESKQEPESQPEPEETQTTATGVEDKESMNA encoded by the exons GAATATGAAGGGGACCGCAATGCAGCTGATGAGAGACATGGCATAGGGAAAGCTGTTTTGCCTAATGGGGATACCTTTCAAGGACAAtatgaaaatggaaaaaggaATGGACAG GGAACCTACAGATTCAAAAGTGGAGCTCGGTACACTGGTGAATATTATATGAACAAAAAGCATGGTCAGGGCACATTCTACTACCCTGATGGATCAAAGTATGAAG GTGGCTGGGCTGATGATCTGCGGCAAGGCCATGGagtgtacacatacataaaCGGAGACACGTATGACGGGGAGTGGATGAATCACCAAAG gCATGGGCAGGGTGTGTATACATACATGGATACAGGATCAAAGTATGTAGGCACTTGGGCAATGGGCCAGCAGGAGGGAgctggagaatatatatatctcaACCACAGATTTCAAGGAAATTTCCTCAACAGCAAG cCTTTTGGACCAGGAAAATACATCTTTGAAATTGAATGTGAGCAACAAGGGGACTTCCTTCAAGTGGAACAG GACAAAGGTGATGCTGAAGATGCAGATCCCCTTAGTGTCACTGTGCTGAAGTGGAAGGCAGAAAAAGTGACAGGCATGACCCTTTGGACTCCAGCTGAGGAGAAAAAACAGCAGACAGCAG CACCTGGGAAGATGGGGGAGGATGAAGTTCTGTCCACTAAGAGCCAGCCTGTGATTacagaggagaaggagaagaaagaaCTTGTACCTGAACCAGAGTCAAAGCAAGAGCCAGAGTCACAGCCAGAGCCAGAGGAGACTCAGACCACTGCTACTGGAGTTGAGGACAAGGAGTCTATGAATGCATAA
- the rsph1 gene encoding radial spoke head 1 homolog isoform X3: MLMHSLFGTTLAQIENCIDSSPLSKLFHQKDIEGTYRFKSGARYTGEYYMNKKHGQGTFYYPDGSKYEGGWADDLRQGHGVYTYINGDTYDGEWMNHQRHGQGVYTYMDTGSKYVGTWAMGQQEGAGEYIYLNHRFQGNFLNSKPFGPGKYIFEIECEQQGDFLQVEQDKGDAEDADPLSVTVLKWKAEKVTGMTLWTPAEEKKQQTAAPGKMGEDEVLSTKSQPVITEEKEKKELVPEPESKQEPESQPEPEETQTTATGVEDKESMNA; the protein is encoded by the exons ATGTTAATGCATTCCCTGTTTGGCACTACTCTTGCTCAGATAGAAAATTGTATTGACTCATCTCCACTGAGCAAGTTATTCCACCAAAAGGATATAGAG GGAACCTACAGATTCAAAAGTGGAGCTCGGTACACTGGTGAATATTATATGAACAAAAAGCATGGTCAGGGCACATTCTACTACCCTGATGGATCAAAGTATGAAG GTGGCTGGGCTGATGATCTGCGGCAAGGCCATGGagtgtacacatacataaaCGGAGACACGTATGACGGGGAGTGGATGAATCACCAAAG gCATGGGCAGGGTGTGTATACATACATGGATACAGGATCAAAGTATGTAGGCACTTGGGCAATGGGCCAGCAGGAGGGAgctggagaatatatatatctcaACCACAGATTTCAAGGAAATTTCCTCAACAGCAAG cCTTTTGGACCAGGAAAATACATCTTTGAAATTGAATGTGAGCAACAAGGGGACTTCCTTCAAGTGGAACAG GACAAAGGTGATGCTGAAGATGCAGATCCCCTTAGTGTCACTGTGCTGAAGTGGAAGGCAGAAAAAGTGACAGGCATGACCCTTTGGACTCCAGCTGAGGAGAAAAAACAGCAGACAGCAG CACCTGGGAAGATGGGGGAGGATGAAGTTCTGTCCACTAAGAGCCAGCCTGTGATTacagaggagaaggagaagaaagaaCTTGTACCTGAACCAGAGTCAAAGCAAGAGCCAGAGTCACAGCCAGAGCCAGAGGAGACTCAGACCACTGCTACTGGAGTTGAGGACAAGGAGTCTATGAATGCATAA